The sequence CACTGCTTGGAGGTGACGTATCCCATTATCTCTGCTTTCAGCCAGGCCTGTTTCTGCCTCTAAGAACAAGTGGAAACAACTCCTTGGGCTCTGTTTTGCCTTGGTGCTCTTGGTCGCAAGCTTGGCTTCTGTGCTGTCATCCAAAGAGGCACTGGAGCACGGAGCCAGGCCTCAAAGTCACAGTATGGGACTGACACCTCCACTGTGTGTCGCACACAGTCAGATTTATGGTGGGACAGGGAAGGGACTTTGCAAATTTCCACTCTGGCTTTTGCTGTCTGGATGCAAGAGGCCCAAGCCTGCACTATCCCATTGATGAAACATGGTCCAAATGGCACTCTAGGCAGTTCAGAGCCCAGACCCCAAGCACAATGTAAAACATCTCAGATCCTCAGCTTGGACCACAGATGAAGCCTGCCAGTGCACAGATGCAAGCCAGCAGGCTGCATGTGGTACATGGGGCCAGACGCTGCAGATGCCTGCTGAAAATGTGGGAGACATGGGGATGCTGTAGGAAAGGAACATAAGGGGAGACCTGGGTGAGCCAGGTCTCACAGGCCCAGGTGACCTGGCAAAGGACCTTCAGTTGCTAAGAGATGACTAGCCTTGCTGCCCCCAAGTCCACTTGCTTCTGCATCCCTGTCTCCAGCTATTCCCATCAGCCTGTCCCAGCCTGACTCTCTTCCAGGGCAAGGCATATCAAGCTATGCCAGCAATCCTCCAAAAGCTGGCGAATCCCTAAGAGAGTGCCTGGACAAAGCTCTGAAGGTCATTCCCCCTGCAAAACAGAGGGAGGTACCAGCTTATCTTGGAGCAACAGCAGGCATGAGGCTACTGAGGTACTTTTGTGGGGCACTGGGGTGAAGGAGAGGTGGCCAAGCTGCAAGCAGTCAGTGGTGGCCTGGCTAATGCAGCATCCTGTGCGGGGTCAGGAGTTCCTAACTCTTGTGCTACCTTGAGCAAGCGACTGAGGACTGGGAGAAAGCCAGCAAAGTGGGGACACATGGGTGGCTGAGCTGTCCTGAACTTCTGGCCCTGGGGGCAGAGAGGCTGCCCAGAGACATACATTTGGCATTCTGTGACCCCACAACACAGAAGGATGTTGCATTGCTCATTTCCAAGCATGAAATACTTCTCAGTGCTCTTTGTTTGCTCTTCATTATTCCTTACACATAAGGGAGTTGTTCCCACCAGGGAATGTACCTTCTGTAAACATGGTTGGATGCTGACAGGGGAGTGGGTTAGAGGTACAAAGCAAAGGGGTGTTGTGTAACCTGATCTTACTTTTCACTAGCTCATATTAGCTCTCTTCAAATGTCAATGTTAATTTCATGGTTCTTGGTTTTATGGCTGCAGTTTTCTAACATTATTTCTGTGCACTGACAATCTGACCACTTCCCTGGGAAGGGAACCAAATCATAGCCTGATGCTTACTcacttcagagagagagagaacaaatacCAGCAGCCCCAAGAAACCTCCCCCCACTCAGAAGTCTGAAACCAGGCTGACATCTTCCTAAAAGACCCACTCTAGTTCAGCTACCAGTTCTGGCTTTGATGGTACAATCAGTGGGTGATGTTCAATGGCCTGTGCTATGCAGCACATCAGATGAGCTGGTCAATAAAGACCTCCTCTGGTCTTGAATGCTATGAAGATAGGCAGCGAAGGGTGGCCTGGCAAGCCACTTTGCAACTGGGATCAAGTTGCCATGGAGGGAGGAGATCGATATTGTTCCTCAATTTGTTATCCCAAGTCTAGGTGGAAGGACAGCTGGGATTTACACAACAGAAGCTGCATGAGTGGCTTCTACAAGCTAGATAGCAGGAAACATCATTTCACACAAGCTGCTCATTACCAAAAGCTAGAGTCTGTGAAAGAAAGTCTGGGAGAAAGCAAACTGTTTCCTTGTATTTTCTCTGTAGTAATGATTTCACTGAATATGTGTACCGAACTTTGGATCCTTCTTAGGGAACAGAACAGCTCAGCTGCAGACCAAGTCCTGGCTGAAATTGCTAGGACCATGCAAGAGTACCCTGTGGATTTCCATGGGGCTCGAATCATcacaggggaagaggagggagcttATGGCTGGATCACCATCAACTACCTACTAGATTCCTTCACTAAGGTGGGAAAAGGTTGCTAATATGGGTTTTTTGATCTTTCTTAGCTTCTTAAGTTAACTTAGCACAGAAGGAAAGGTCTGGGTCGTTGCCATTCAGGAATGATCTAGGAGAAGTAGCAAGTAGTTCTCTGATTTGTCGACtgtgaaagaggagggagaaaccaGGAATGAGGGTGTCGCTACTAAAAGCTAAGGGCACACCTCCATATCATGTGGACACAGGGAAGAAAGCCCCATGCTAACACTGACCAGGGCTGGAAAAGCCAAGCACAGCCCTGAAGGACATCCCTTCTGCTTTATTCTATTTGGTTGTGATCCAATCCAGTTCTGCACTGGGTCTCTTACTTCACTCACTACTGATGTGTCAGGGCCCTCTCAGAattacaaaaccaaaccaaacatgtGGCCTGTGCCTTCTCCTGTCCTTGCCTGGACAAACTGTGAGCAAGTTAGAGTCCTGGAAAGGGTACAGAAGTTGCTGTGCTTGGCCAGGGAGTGCTGTCTTCCCAATAGGTTAAAGAGACAGCAAGGTCGGCCTTGCAGCCAGATGGTAACAGTTTGCCCCTTAGGGTTTTGCCTTGCTGCCCTGAGAAGGCCTGTCTCCCATATGGTGCTTGGGGGTCCCAGTTTTTGTTCAAAGTTGCACTCTGAAGGAAGCTTAAGCCAAACCTCTTTCCTGTCACCCTCCTCAGAAAGCGCTCCCAGTATTGCCACAGCTCCCAGCAAATGCAGGCACTATCTGGCTCCTGTGCAAGCTAACAGAGGCTTATTGTAGATGTTGGCTGTGCTTTCCTTTTGGACTAATGTTTCTGTGGCCTACTTTTCAGAAAGTGCAGAGCGTTCACCCTTTCCAAGTCAGATCCCCAACAGTGCTTTGGTCTGGGTACCAGTGACTCTAGCCCACATGGGTCCTTGCCACACTGGAAAATCTTGACCATCAGCTGCTTCCATCTCTGGATTTTCTGGCTCTGGCAAATGTCCAGAGTGGTCGTGTGCAGAGGGCAGTGGGCCCTCAGGTACAGAATGAGCCAGCTGAGTCCCCTCCTCAACGCATTTAGCAACAAAACCCAACTGACTTAAATGGGTGGAGAATTCTGCTTGGGTAGAGTAATTATGTCTGTCTCCTACTCCTCTTCCTGTTCTATCTTGTCTTGGCAGTACTACCCCAAAGAACACATGTGGGTCCATCCAGAAGTGGCCAGCATTTTTGGGGCACTGGATCTTGGAGGAGCATCAACTCAAATCAGCTTTATCCCCAAAGGTTCAGTTATAAAGTGGAATGAAACCTCCAAGTTCACACTTTACGGGTATAACTACAACATCTACACCCACAGCTACCTCTGCTATGGACAAAATGAGGTGCTGAAGCGCCTGGCAAAAGAATTAATTGCGGTGAGAGGGAAACCGGGTGGTAATCAGACTCTACTGTTACGCTACCAATCACAAAATTTTTAAAGAGTAAAACAAGAACATATAATGCTCTTTCAGAGAGGCATCAGCAGGGTGTGAGAGATGGTAGAGACTCCCTGGAGTGTGGGTAAGCAGACCTGGAGAGGAGCAtggaaagctgtcagaagagaaGGTTTGGGGAGCTCTTATTGCTGTCTGAATATGCTTCATGGGAGGGTAtagaaaagacagagccagactcttttcagaggtgcAAAGTGGCAGAGCAAGAGGCAACTGGCACAAGCTGGAAAATGAGAGATTCTGGCCAGACATAgggaaaaactttttcagaaTAATGGTGGTTAAATATCAGAAtagggcccagagaggctgtggagtctccatccttggagatattcaaaacttgactgggcaGGACCTTGTGCAACCTGGTCATGCTTTCAGCTGAGGGGTGGCATAGAGACCCCAATAGGTCCCTTCAAACCTCAATTATTCTGTGACTGTAGGGATCTGAGAAAAGAGAACCAGAGACTTTTCTCAGGCAATTTTTGGAAGATCAGAAGGGAATGGCATTTTCATGGAGTTGAACCTTGTCAAAGGGAGCAGCCAGGAGAGCCAGAAGGGTTTGCTCATGCTGCACAGCCAATAAGACATGTCAGAGGGCCATAACTAGAGACAGAGCTAGAACTGCGGTGGAGAAGGCTTCATCTGTCCCAGACCACAATCCTACTGGCTTGGGGAGAGGCTTGCTAGACCCTGAAATCTATCTGCCTCAGTGGCATAGGAGGGTGATAAAGAGTGGGAAGAGGCAGGAATTAGACAAAGCAAAATATGCGTTAGTGTTAAGCTCAGGCTGGGACTGCAGACAGACAAAGAGAACAGGATTAAATGGATGAAGATCATTCCCTGCTAAGGGGATGGGAGATGCCTACACCTGTGGCCATGGGAGCGAAGCCCTGGGTGAATCCCTGCATATCCCTGCTATTGGGCCTATCCTCCCTGGGGATTTGGACAAGGCTGCAGCCTGCAAATCAGAGGGTTTTCCTATTCCCAGGAGTCGTCCTCCAGCACACAAGTCGAACACCCTTGCTACCCGAAAAACTACAATGAAACCATCTCGCTGTCTTCCTTCCACACCAGCCCCTGCACAAGCCAAAATGACTTACATCTAACTCTGGCTGACAGAAACGTgaccctggagggcagaggaaatgCCAGCAGGTGCCTGGCTGCCATCAAGAAGCTGTTCAACTTCTCTGCATGCAGCGAGAGCCAGAACTGCACCTTTAATGGTGTCTACCAGCCCCCTGTCAGCGGGCAGTTCTTTGTAAGGCAAATCCTGTCCTTTCACTTCCCTTGCTGTCTTTAGAAACCACTGTCCTGTTCAGGGGGACCTTTTGTGTCCCATTAAGAGGCCCCCTTTCCAGGCCTTTGCAGAGCTGTGGACAAGGGGCAAAACAAGGGTTGCTTGCAGCAGTCTGCGTGGTGTGTTTCCCCAGGTGACAGGGTGCTGCTGTCAGACACAGAGGTGCTTCCTCTCAGGAGTAAATGCTGTTGCAAAGTGCATGTCCCTTggggctgtggtctccctgcatGCTGGGCCATGTGGCCCATCCAGGGCATCTCATGACAATGTCATCTTCCCATGGCAGAATTGGGGCACAAAGCACTCAAATTGCCACTCTCCCAGGGCACACCAGGAATTTCTGCTGTCTGGTTTTCCAGTCAGCTCTCAAAAAGGAATCATTTTAATAAGAGATGCTTACTTGAAAAACAAGTTTTCAGTCAAAATCCAGCATAGCCAGAAGCCTACAGACTAGGTCTTGCCCGTGCTCAACACACTGCTGTAGCCAGTAGACATGTATGCCTTTCAGCTGATCATTTTTGCTGGGATATGGACAAGAATGCACTGGAATTATGCAAGGGTGGGACAAACCTGGTGAAAGCTGCCCCTGCTGACAGCCCTTCCTGACTCAAGGGAGACCAGGGCAGCTGCCTGAgggcacttttttccccactgttacTCAATGCCATTTCTACTTCTTGCCTTTCAGGCCTTCTCAGCCTTTTACTATAACTTCAGATTCCTCAACCTGACCAACGGGCAGCCTCTGGCCACTGTCAGGGAGACCATCCAGAATTTCTGCACAAGAAGCTGGGAAGACGTATGTTTCCCACGATGGGTCATGGGAGGCTATGGGAAAGCTTCACAAGTGAAGGGGTCCTGGGGCAGCAGAAGAAGAGTGCAGATGCCCCAGGACAAGGCTCCCTGGTTCCTGAGCTGTGCCCGACACATCAGAGCCATCCCTGAGCCCTGTAAGGGAGCCATGGACACCTTATGCCTACTCTTGGGGTTCCTCCTTGTTCATTGTGTGCATGAACAACACAGAgaaagcagcagccagggcagatGAAAACAACAGTTGCTCCCTtatcacaggagctgcagctggggaTGGAGCCCTGGAGAAGGGTGAGAGAGGAGCCAGCTGCTGGCACCACTGTGGAGGGGAGTCAGATGTGGTAGGACAAACATGGGGCAGAAAGCAGAAGCCCCTTGTGCAAGGAGGCTGAGATGGGAggacctggggcaggaggagctccAAAATGTCTCTATTTCCCTGTGGAAATGGATAGTAAATCCTCCTGTGAGGAGCTGCCCTGTCTGGGTGTGTCCAAAATACCTGCCTAGTCCAGAAGCAAGTGTCTTTCTCTGGATGATGGGGGTTACAGAGCCATCACCCTTCATTCAGCAGTCATCAGAGCATTGCCTCTGCATGGAAATTGCCTGCTGTCAACTCATTGCTATTCTCTGGAAATaacttcccttccttctcccacATGCCCCCCAGCTGTCTTCTAGCTACCCTAAAGAAAAGCCTGAGCGACTGCGTAGCTATTGCGCCAATGCCAACTACATCCTCACACTCCTCCTTGATGCCTACAAGTTCAATGAGACTAGCTGGAACAGCATCATCTTCCAGATGAAGGTAAGCAGCAAACTCAGCCTGCAGGCAGGAATAGAGGCAGCACTGGGAAAAAAGAGCCAGCTGCCTACGTTGGGGTGTAGGCATTGTTGTGAAAGCCATGAGCAGCACCGGTCAGAAAAGTCCTGCTGGCTTCACATCCCAGCATGGCAATGCACTCGGACACAGCTGTCCACCAGCACAATGCCCAGCTAACATCCAGCTGTGCAGCTCAGTCACATGGCCAGGCTGATAGAAACATCCTGCTTTGAGACATGcgctgtgcctgtgcccagccTAGCACACAGTGGCACCAATGATGCCAGTGGGAGCTCTGCGCTAGAGCTGCCTTCAGTATCCCCTCTCTCCTCGGGCAGGCAGGGAGCATGGACATCGGCTGGACCCTGGGCTACATGCTGAACCTCACCAACATGATCCCAGCGGAGGCTCTGGAGTGGGTGAAGGGTCATGATCCCTCCCTGTGGGCTGCAGCTGTCGCCTTCATTGTGCTCACTCTTGCCTTGGGTCTTGTTGCCCTGCTCATGCGCTTGTGGCTGTAGGAGCTGGGCTGCATCTCAGAGCCTGGTAGGAGTGCATTGGGGCTGGAGGGCTGACTTAGCCAGGGTCCCACACACATTGGCCAGCAGGACTGACAGCCCATCCCTTGAGCTTGGGTCAGTGATGTTGAGCATATTAACCTCTACAGCAATGAAGAAACAAAGGCTGGCCTCCCGTTGAACTGTGCCCAAAAATAGAGCTGGGCACCACACGACATTTCCAAAGGAGCTCCACTCCCACTGAGAACTGCTAGGatcagcctttgcactgcagaaaTCCCAGCCAGTGCCTATCTGCCTTCTTATGCCATTATGCCTGTTACATATTTGGCCTTCATCCCACAGGCTGGAGTTTGGGGCTCTGGAAAGCCAACCTGGCTGTGGAAGAGCTTCCCAAGTGTTAGGCTGTTAATGCACAGCTACAGGCACCTGCTGACAGGGTGCTTGGTGCAATGCCAGCTCTAATCATGGTCCCCAAGAGCCAGGAAGGTCCCTGCCAAGTCTGCCAGCCTGGGGGCATGCCAGGCTCTGGGGTACCCAA comes from Apteryx mantelli isolate bAptMan1 chromosome 21, bAptMan1.hap1, whole genome shotgun sequence and encodes:
- the LOC106494220 gene encoding ectonucleoside triphosphate diphosphohydrolase 8-like translates to MMFTNKKHLISAVLGALAMFSIIALVLSLVKIKDVTLPPTVKYGIVFDAGSSHTSLFVYEWDSDKENNTGVVSQTLSCDVQGQGISSYASNPPKAGESLRECLDKALKVIPPAKQREVPAYLGATAGMRLLREQNSSAADQVLAEIARTMQEYPVDFHGARIITGEEEGAYGWITINYLLDSFTKYYPKEHMWVHPEVASIFGALDLGGASTQISFIPKGSVIKWNETSKFTLYGYNYNIYTHSYLCYGQNEVLKRLAKELIAESSSSTQVEHPCYPKNYNETISLSSFHTSPCTSQNDLHLTLADRNVTLEGRGNASRCLAAIKKLFNFSACSESQNCTFNGVYQPPVSGQFFAFSAFYYNFRFLNLTNGQPLATVRETIQNFCTRSWEDLSSSYPKEKPERLRSYCANANYILTLLLDAYKFNETSWNSIIFQMKAGSMDIGWTLGYMLNLTNMIPAEALEWVKGHDPSLWAAAVAFIVLTLALGLVALLMRLWL